Genomic DNA from Candidatus Cloacimonadota bacterium:
ATGAATATAAGGAGTTAAATTGGATAGTAAAAGAATTTTTTATCAAGATAACAAAATTAAAATTATAAATGATGATGTAGTCATAAGCAGTTTAGGTACAAGTGACTCTATTGATTTGATTGTTACATCCCCACCTTATAATGTTGATATTAAATACAACTCTAATAATGACAAACTCACTTACAGAGAATATTTAGAATTTTCAAAAAAATGGTTGAGTAAATGTTATGATTGGCTAAAATATGATGGTCGTTTTTGTCTTAACATTCCTTTAGATAAAAATAAAGGAGGGCATCAAAGTGTAGGAGCTGATATAACTAATATTGCTAAAGAAATTGGATTTCAATATCATTCTACAATTATTTGGAATGAGGGTAATATTTCTCGGAGAACAGCATGGGGTTCATGGAAAAGCGCAAGTGCACCATATGTTATTGCACCAGTTGAACTAATACTAATATTATATAAAGAGAGCTGGAAAAAGAAAAGTGGCAGCAGAATTTCTGACATAGATAAGGAAGAATTTATGGAATGGACAAATGGATTGTGGACCTTTCCTGGAGAAAGTAAAAAGAGAGTAGGACACCCAGCCCCATTTCCAGTCGAACTTCCAAGGAGATGCATTAAGTTATTTAGTTTTGTAGATGA
This window encodes:
- a CDS encoding site-specific DNA-methyltransferase yields the protein MDSKRIFYQDNKIKIINDDVVISSLGTSDSIDLIVTSPPYNVDIKYNSNNDKLTYREYLEFSKKWLSKCYDWLKYDGRFCLNIPLDKNKGGHQSVGADITNIAKEIGFQYHSTIIWNEGNISRRTAWGSWKSASAPYVIAPVELILILYKESWKKKSGSRISDIDKEEFMEWTNGLWTFPGESKKRVGHPAPFPVELPRRCIKLFSFVDDVILDPFMGSGSTLIAALLNNRKGVGFDIDLDYCKLAYKRLQQEADLKQENLFIERKDNYVQVSK